The stretch of DNA CATCGACCTGCTCAAGCGAAAGGCTAATATTTTGTGGAGCAATACTTACTATTAATTGGTCATCGGGGACTAATTGCTCCTCAACATCCACCATTAAATAATTGGAAGAGTAATCGGAATAATAATAAAAGGCTGTCATTCCATTGACAACATCTATACTTTGTGCTTTCAATCGAACCGAGTTTATTTCTTCTTGCTGTTGAAGAATTGGACCGACGACGGAATCAAAAAGCAAGTCATAATAGTTTCCACTCCCCAGGATTCGTCCATTACTAATAATCATTAATTGGCTGGTGAGCATTAACAGGTCCGCAATATCGTGACTAACCACCCAGATGGGTAACCGGTATTTTTCGTGTATTTCTATCAGGTATGGTATTATATTACGTCTCAGTCGCTGGTCGAGCGCCGAAAAAGGTTCATCCAACATTAAAACCTCTGGTGAATTTAACAGCATCCGTCCAATAGCGATGCGCTGTTTTTCGCCACCAGAACACTGATCTGGCTTTTTATCTAATAGATGATCGATCTCCAGGAGGTCAACCACTTCTTTCAAACTAATGGACGAGTCGGAATCGTGACCATACAATAAGTTCTTTCGAACGGTCATATGTGGGAATAGTCGTCCTTCCTGAAAGACCAGCCCGACTTTACGTTTTCGGGCAGGGACTTTTATTTTGCAGGAACGGTTATAAAACTCATGGCCACGAATAATAATCTGCCCGTCGTCTGGAAATTCAATACCAGCCAGTATTTTTAACAGCGAAGATTTGCCAGACCCAGATGGACCAAATATGCCAACGATCCCATCAGGAATAA from uncultured Sunxiuqinia sp. encodes:
- the modC gene encoding molybdenum ABC transporter ATP-binding protein, encoding MSRPVYVDIKYRRGNFLLQMKDFIPDGIVGIFGPSGSGKSSLLKILAGIEFPDDGQIIIRGHEFYNRSCKIKVPARKRKVGLVFQEGRLFPHMTVRKNLLYGHDSDSSISLKEVVDLLEIDHLLDKKPDQCSGGEKQRIAIGRMLLNSPEVLMLDEPFSALDQRLRRNIIPYLIEIHEKYRLPIWVVSHDIADLLMLTSQLMIISNGRILGSGNYYDLLFDSVVGPILQQQEEINSVRLKAQSIDVVNGMTAFYYYSDYSSNYLMVDVEEQLVPDDQLIVSIAPQNISLSLEQVDAISTRNQLKGIITSIKRVGRKVFCMVDIGFPLLVEITSSSMERMNLKEGKQVFCLIKSSSIKILSIGK